Proteins from one Mesorhizobium sp. M9A.F.Ca.ET.002.03.1.2 genomic window:
- a CDS encoding ATP-binding domain-containing protein — protein MVTNYQDQIERVSSESLDVFERISKDARSALGEPYSTGPTALASVNTFTSGEAVKALGNVDSANRRALELLAKEPAIARVVARQDDGKIVIYYICRGTASGRPGGDKRFAGRNSLMGRLASLDVGDDFDIRTPGGVQSVEIIEKAILHPHQRQGQWDSRNSILEGESYGPITVISMLDALAVHIAVGEDSSILDSILAIDEQATNIIEGIRRSVVTKMGLRDQPILDRYQDEIFRLPLNTQLLIIGPPGTGKTTTLIRRLGQKVDRIYLDDDERRLTDNSSADNAVDHSHSWLMFTPTDLLKQYLKEAFARENIAAPDQKIATWSSFRQGLARNRFRILKASDGGGPFIMKEGESYVLPDVLNRQTAWYEDFVSWQAGDYWEDLGGAADLLEKNGNSETARLGRRLREAVAEAPTISLPRALLELVSVSSDVEGFLSSMREETDTALRRRLNTQVNQDRKFLEGLAAFIDGLNTPDDDNDEQDGDEDEDVQNQAPRPRMAATAAAYMRNLRSQARARFGRRTLGRTTRSGRIAEWIGDRTLSEDELRAIGESLQIQTALRKFTNPIRRYLNGIPARYRRFRRLRQSEGAWYVAAPIPVSDVDPQEVDILLLCTMRTASSLVQDRTVRRNIDQPAYGILKDFQSVVRNQIMVDEATDFSPITLACMGALSNPAIQSFFACGDFNQRITSWGSRSADEMRWAFPKIDLKPIQVSYRHTRQLNRLASEIVRLCSGETVEAVLPKNVENDGWAPVLGVDLTGRDETVSWLAARIIEIERLTKPLPSVAILVNDEAEVGPLADRLKTALADQNLNVIACYKGQSVGQDSDIRIFDVQHIKGLEFEAVFFVGIDTLATLRPELFDKFLYVGATRAATYLGLTCVGSALPKKIGSLQSDFVQGWST, from the coding sequence ATGGTCACGAACTACCAGGATCAGATCGAACGGGTTTCGAGCGAAAGCCTCGACGTTTTCGAGAGAATTTCCAAGGACGCACGTTCGGCGCTTGGCGAGCCCTACTCCACCGGCCCGACGGCGCTCGCCAGCGTGAACACCTTTACGTCAGGCGAAGCCGTCAAGGCCCTGGGCAACGTCGACAGCGCAAACCGCCGTGCTCTCGAACTGCTCGCCAAAGAACCGGCCATCGCCAGGGTGGTAGCACGCCAGGACGATGGAAAGATCGTCATCTATTACATCTGCCGTGGAACGGCTTCAGGAAGACCCGGCGGAGACAAACGCTTCGCTGGACGCAATTCGTTGATGGGCCGGCTGGCGTCCTTGGATGTGGGCGACGATTTCGATATCCGAACCCCTGGTGGCGTTCAGTCTGTCGAGATCATCGAGAAGGCGATCCTTCATCCTCATCAGCGCCAGGGCCAGTGGGACTCGCGTAACTCCATTCTGGAGGGCGAATCCTACGGGCCCATTACCGTCATCTCCATGCTCGATGCACTCGCCGTGCATATTGCCGTCGGGGAAGATAGCTCCATCCTCGACAGTATTTTGGCTATCGATGAGCAAGCAACCAACATCATTGAAGGCATCCGGCGCAGTGTCGTCACGAAGATGGGCCTGCGTGACCAACCGATCCTGGATCGCTATCAGGACGAGATTTTCCGGTTGCCCCTCAACACTCAGTTGCTGATTATAGGACCGCCCGGCACGGGCAAGACCACGACCTTGATCCGGCGTTTGGGACAGAAGGTCGATCGTATCTATCTTGATGACGATGAACGGCGCTTGACCGACAACAGCAGTGCCGACAATGCCGTGGATCACTCTCACAGTTGGCTGATGTTCACTCCCACGGACCTGCTCAAGCAGTATCTCAAGGAGGCCTTCGCGCGCGAAAACATTGCTGCGCCCGACCAGAAGATCGCGACATGGTCAAGCTTTCGGCAAGGCCTGGCGCGAAACAGGTTTCGCATCCTCAAAGCTTCTGACGGCGGCGGACCTTTCATCATGAAGGAAGGTGAATCCTATGTCCTTCCTGACGTGCTCAACAGGCAAACAGCTTGGTATGAGGATTTTGTAAGCTGGCAGGCCGGCGACTACTGGGAGGATTTAGGCGGTGCAGCCGACCTCCTTGAAAAGAATGGAAACTCGGAAACCGCGCGCCTCGGGCGGAGGCTTAGAGAAGCCGTCGCGGAAGCGCCTACCATTTCGCTTCCTCGCGCCTTACTGGAACTGGTGAGCGTTTCCTCTGACGTTGAAGGTTTCCTCTCCAGCATGAGGGAAGAAACCGACACCGCGTTGCGGCGGCGCCTCAATACCCAGGTCAATCAGGACCGAAAATTTCTCGAAGGCCTGGCGGCATTTATCGACGGGCTCAATACGCCCGACGACGACAATGACGAGCAAGACGGCGACGAGGACGAAGATGTCCAGAACCAGGCACCTCGTCCGCGCATGGCGGCAACTGCGGCAGCCTATATGCGAAATCTGCGCAGCCAGGCCCGGGCGCGCTTTGGTCGACGTACATTGGGCCGAACCACGCGATCTGGCCGTATTGCGGAATGGATAGGCGACCGCACTTTATCCGAGGACGAGCTCCGTGCGATAGGCGAGAGCCTGCAAATCCAGACGGCGCTCCGAAAGTTCACCAATCCTATCCGGAGATACTTGAACGGCATACCGGCAAGGTATCGTCGGTTCCGGCGTCTGCGCCAGTCGGAAGGTGCCTGGTATGTCGCAGCTCCTATTCCCGTGAGTGATGTCGACCCTCAAGAGGTGGATATCCTGTTGTTGTGTACGATGCGTACGGCGTCGAGCCTGGTCCAGGACCGCACAGTTCGACGCAATATCGATCAGCCGGCTTACGGCATTCTAAAGGACTTTCAGAGCGTCGTTCGCAATCAGATCATGGTCGATGAGGCAACAGATTTTTCGCCGATAACGCTTGCCTGTATGGGCGCACTCAGCAATCCGGCTATTCAGTCATTTTTTGCCTGCGGCGATTTCAATCAGAGGATAACAAGTTGGGGAAGCAGGAGTGCCGACGAGATGCGTTGGGCTTTCCCCAAAATCGACCTCAAGCCGATCCAGGTTTCATACCGTCACACGCGGCAGCTCAATCGCTTGGCATCGGAGATTGTCCGTCTGTGTTCCGGCGAGACTGTCGAAGCGGTTCTCCCTAAAAACGTCGAGAACGACGGTTGGGCTCCAGTCCTGGGCGTTGACCTCACTGGGCGTGATGAGACCGTATCGTGGCTTGCCGCTCGCATCATTGAGATCGAGCGGTTGACGAAGCCCCTCCCTTCCGTCGCAATCCTGGTGAATGACGAGGCGGAAGTTGGGCCACTTGCCGATAGATTGAAAACTGCGCTTGCAGATCAGAATCTCAACGTGATCGCGTGCTACAAAGGCCAGTCTGTTGGGCAGGACAGCGACATCAGGATTTTCGATGTTCAGCACATCAAAGGCCTGGAATTTGAAGCCGTGTTTTTTGTTGGCATCGACACCTTGGCGACACTGCGCCCCGAGCTGTTCGACAAATTTCTCTATGTGGGCGCAACCCGTGCCGCGACCTATCTCGGGCTTACATGCGTCGGAAGCGCGTTGCCTAAGAAGATCGGCTCCCTTCAAAGTGACTTTGTTCAAGGCTGGAGCACCTAG
- a CDS encoding ParB/RepB/Spo0J family partition protein, which translates to MMNPVLDQERVQHLVARQSSSKRRALLAAWSRPDRELPLVDLEVTWVRLSTLNHRTKAEQMREIETKGRPDLFSADPMGSEAQAAQLRILKSQPGFYDLKADLRERGQQEPAVATAEGVLVNGNRRSAALRSLYLDNQHAPSRYVRCLVLPADATMDELVDLETELQIARDFREDYSWVNEALLIEELFNREAQNWDRVAARMHKDVPKVRAQYEKLQQLHQLVALSDGTRHHADFDENESAFEELTRHIRTKPKAEANSVRGAYFLGTLTGVNYRDLRHLQRPDAAALVRQELESDPTIAPLLCAIRHDVPNNGGDVLDDALGDAAQEEDLSDILAFFARKRSEEIVTLADGKSAVVSDLIASVGAAIAVAAQEADEDSKDAKALVAPLSRLAAAKEQVGRAAAALERARSFDGWNEADFQTKVAALKAEVSKLEARG; encoded by the coding sequence ATGATGAACCCTGTGTTAGATCAGGAACGAGTCCAACACCTTGTCGCGCGCCAGAGCTCGTCGAAACGACGCGCGCTGCTGGCCGCCTGGTCGCGGCCAGATCGCGAACTGCCGCTGGTGGACCTGGAGGTGACGTGGGTGCGGCTCTCCACTCTGAACCACCGGACTAAGGCTGAACAGATGCGAGAGATTGAGACGAAGGGGCGCCCAGACCTGTTTTCGGCGGACCCGATGGGGTCGGAAGCACAAGCGGCACAGCTTCGTATCCTGAAATCTCAGCCGGGCTTCTATGATCTCAAGGCTGATCTGAGAGAACGTGGTCAGCAGGAGCCGGCCGTAGCTACTGCGGAGGGCGTTCTTGTAAACGGCAACCGTAGGTCCGCTGCGCTTCGTAGCCTCTATTTAGACAATCAGCATGCGCCTTCTCGATATGTCCGCTGCCTCGTCCTTCCGGCCGATGCGACCATGGATGAACTGGTCGATCTCGAGACTGAGCTGCAGATCGCACGTGACTTCCGCGAAGACTATTCGTGGGTCAATGAAGCGCTCTTGATCGAGGAACTGTTCAACCGCGAAGCCCAGAACTGGGATCGAGTCGCGGCGAGGATGCACAAGGATGTACCCAAGGTTCGGGCGCAGTATGAAAAGCTGCAGCAGCTGCATCAGCTGGTGGCACTGTCAGACGGCACTCGCCACCACGCCGACTTTGATGAGAACGAGTCGGCTTTTGAGGAACTCACTAGGCACATCCGAACTAAGCCTAAGGCTGAGGCCAATTCCGTTCGGGGCGCCTACTTCCTTGGCACGCTGACCGGGGTCAACTACCGCGATCTTCGCCACCTTCAGCGGCCGGATGCCGCCGCACTAGTCAGGCAGGAATTGGAATCGGATCCGACAATCGCACCGCTGCTTTGTGCCATCAGGCATGATGTGCCCAACAATGGCGGCGATGTTCTCGATGACGCCCTCGGTGATGCAGCACAGGAAGAGGACCTTTCCGATATCCTCGCCTTCTTCGCGCGCAAGCGCAGCGAAGAGATAGTGACTCTCGCAGATGGCAAGAGCGCTGTCGTATCCGATCTAATTGCTTCCGTAGGGGCTGCCATCGCCGTCGCGGCACAGGAAGCCGATGAGGATTCTAAGGACGCAAAGGCGCTCGTGGCTCCATTGAGCCGTCTTGCCGCCGCCAAGGAGCAGGTTGGCCGCGCAGCTGCTGCGCTTGAACGGGCGCGTAGCTTTGACGGATGGAATGAAGCCGACTTCCAAACCAAGGTGGCCGCGCTCAAGGCCGAAGTGAGCAAGCTCGAGGCACGCGGATGA
- a CDS encoding DEAD/DEAH box helicase — protein MIRAELYRQDRPTVVVDRLDDTNPGAWARLQEAFARGILTGSARQSVVHPDVFMAELDVLRDIRAVFAERVELGPTLTSQLRLMADDRRARSVAIEAGEASETELEALAAELEAAGFKRNLKPFQLRNLARLMRLPHAADFSVPGAGKTTVALAAFALGRARGSIDRLMVVAPIAAFGAWDEDAVACFKKPPRVVIFGGPETIIPQDTEILLSNYNRVASDYDIIRAFVANGATKVVLDEAHRVKRGASGVHGRAVLDLAYAAHRRDVLTGTPAPQGAHDLVALVKFLYPGQDRQILPRSAYIERLGRDPNVLGETHAAITRYFVRTPKSELELPPITFEVIRRQMGPIQSAIYDTLVGRYRATFSLPDRGRHEMQRLGRIVMYLLEAATNPMLLTAGSDESDDPGFLHPPLELSSSEPLVNLLQSYKNFETPWKYQQVLSIVAAAAERGEKVLIWSNFVRNLKVLARMLAQYQPAIVHGGVPSDDGAPPGDLTRENEFRRFRHDAHCVALLANPAACGEGISLHHWCHNAVFLDRTFNAGHFLQSQDRIHRLGLSADVKTRFTLLISSNTIDNTVDGRLHDKVRALSRLMDDPGLVQISLPSPDEGEGGAPAFEDDWQAVAAHVGTIDV, from the coding sequence ATGATCCGTGCCGAGCTCTATCGGCAGGACCGTCCGACGGTCGTCGTCGATCGCTTGGACGATACGAATCCTGGTGCCTGGGCCCGGCTGCAGGAAGCCTTTGCACGCGGCATCCTCACTGGATCGGCACGGCAGTCAGTGGTGCACCCGGATGTGTTCATGGCGGAACTCGATGTCCTGCGCGACATTCGGGCAGTGTTTGCAGAGCGGGTTGAGTTAGGACCGACCCTCACATCACAGTTGCGATTAATGGCTGATGATCGCCGTGCCCGTTCCGTGGCGATCGAAGCCGGTGAGGCAAGCGAAACCGAGCTTGAGGCCCTCGCGGCCGAGCTTGAGGCCGCCGGGTTCAAAAGGAATTTGAAGCCCTTTCAACTGAGAAATCTCGCCCGCCTCATGCGTCTGCCGCATGCTGCGGACTTTTCGGTTCCTGGAGCGGGTAAGACGACGGTGGCGCTGGCGGCATTTGCTTTGGGTCGCGCTCGAGGAAGTATCGACCGTCTTATGGTCGTTGCGCCAATCGCCGCCTTCGGAGCCTGGGATGAGGATGCAGTCGCTTGCTTCAAAAAGCCACCGCGCGTTGTAATCTTTGGGGGTCCCGAAACAATTATCCCGCAAGACACGGAGATCCTGCTCTCAAATTACAATCGCGTCGCAAGCGATTATGACATTATCAGAGCCTTCGTGGCGAATGGGGCTACCAAGGTTGTGCTCGACGAAGCCCATCGTGTGAAGCGCGGCGCTTCGGGGGTGCATGGTCGTGCTGTGTTGGATTTGGCCTATGCGGCTCATCGCCGAGACGTGCTAACTGGTACGCCGGCCCCCCAAGGCGCGCACGATCTAGTGGCTCTGGTGAAGTTCCTATACCCGGGCCAGGATCGCCAGATTCTTCCGAGGTCTGCTTACATCGAAAGGCTGGGGCGCGATCCGAATGTTCTCGGCGAGACTCACGCAGCGATTACGCGGTACTTCGTTCGAACTCCCAAGAGCGAGCTGGAGCTGCCTCCCATAACGTTCGAGGTTATCCGCAGACAAATGGGACCCATTCAAAGCGCGATCTATGATACGCTCGTGGGTCGCTACCGCGCCACTTTTTCGCTTCCCGACCGCGGTCGGCACGAGATGCAGCGCCTTGGCCGCATAGTAATGTACCTGCTCGAGGCCGCGACAAACCCCATGCTGTTAACGGCCGGTTCGGATGAGAGTGATGATCCAGGATTCCTTCACCCGCCGCTCGAGTTGTCGAGCAGCGAGCCGCTCGTCAACCTGCTACAAAGCTACAAAAACTTTGAGACGCCGTGGAAATACCAACAAGTGCTTTCCATTGTAGCGGCAGCAGCCGAACGCGGCGAGAAGGTCCTGATCTGGTCCAACTTCGTGCGCAACCTAAAGGTGTTGGCTCGAATGCTTGCGCAATATCAGCCGGCAATAGTGCATGGAGGGGTTCCCTCCGACGACGGTGCTCCCCCTGGCGACCTAACGCGCGAGAATGAATTTCGGCGGTTCCGACATGATGCCCACTGCGTTGCGCTCCTGGCAAATCCTGCAGCCTGCGGCGAGGGCATCAGCCTCCATCACTGGTGTCACAACGCTGTGTTCCTGGATAGGACGTTCAATGCGGGCCACTTCCTGCAGAGCCAGGATCGCATTCACAGGCTTGGGCTGTCGGCGGATGTAAAAACGCGCTTCACGCTACTCATCAGCTCGAACACCATCGACAATACGGTTGACGGAAGGCTTCACGACAAGGTCAGGGCGCTTTCCCGTTTGATGGATGATCCCGGCCTAGTCCAGATCTCACTACCTTCTCCAGATGAGGGCGAAGGCGGTGCACCTGCGTTCGAGGATGATTGGCAGGCCGTAGCCGCACACGTCGGAACCATAGATGTATGA
- a CDS encoding DUF3883 domain-containing protein: protein MYELPSRGRCHAAFLLAYSARLRPSGDFNSWVISASGKSTIMAASTDVLGTARLLVDINLASITDVVAINPVLAAFDSKADRHSLLGIARLLLQRCPLAWIGAAIVDGRLAPEFIPDSDLEALSWLGPDLEPLLVEIHHRLTRASFDERRKMLGNAGELAIMSALRYERYSPVHVALLSDWYGYDIENRRASATERLEVKACVRATADRVFVSRNEFDKAAKFGSEWRLIQVIFSSSVMVERTIIAAHVEEVRELSSGALQALAPDPSPTFQWTDSAEFRPTPDMWIPSALRVDNTFSLECR from the coding sequence ATGTATGAGTTGCCAAGTCGCGGACGCTGTCATGCTGCCTTCCTGCTGGCCTACAGTGCGCGGCTGAGGCCTTCAGGTGACTTCAACTCTTGGGTGATATCCGCGAGCGGGAAGTCGACCATCATGGCCGCCTCAACTGACGTCCTAGGTACCGCGAGGCTGCTCGTAGATATCAACCTCGCTAGCATAACCGATGTCGTCGCGATCAATCCCGTACTTGCCGCTTTCGACAGCAAGGCTGATCGACATAGTCTGTTGGGCATTGCCCGTCTCTTGCTGCAGAGATGCCCTCTGGCGTGGATTGGAGCTGCAATTGTCGACGGGCGTCTGGCCCCAGAATTCATTCCCGACAGTGACCTAGAAGCCCTTTCCTGGCTTGGGCCGGACCTGGAACCGCTGCTCGTCGAAATACATCATCGGCTAACACGTGCGTCCTTTGACGAGCGCAGAAAGATGCTCGGCAATGCTGGCGAACTCGCAATCATGTCGGCCCTTCGTTATGAGAGATACTCACCGGTGCATGTGGCGCTCCTCTCTGATTGGTACGGCTACGACATTGAGAACCGTCGGGCCTCTGCTACCGAGCGCTTGGAGGTGAAGGCGTGCGTAAGAGCCACCGCAGACCGTGTATTCGTGTCGCGCAACGAATTCGACAAAGCAGCAAAGTTCGGGTCCGAATGGCGACTCATTCAGGTGATATTTTCGTCAAGTGTAATGGTGGAACGAACCATCATAGCCGCTCATGTAGAGGAGGTCCGTGAACTTAGCAGCGGCGCGCTCCAAGCGTTGGCTCCTGATCCATCGCCGACGTTCCAATGGACCGATTCCGCTGAATTTCGCCCGACCCCCGATATGTGGATTCCAAGCGCACTGCGCGTGGATAACACCTTCTCACTGGAGTGTAGGTAA
- a CDS encoding helix-turn-helix domain-containing protein — translation MERRIELKLPRLIELLLSRPLVSTTMIQKELKVSRQGANFVAEFTLSTCAKSREGAISGVGVVWLFRSDFIGLRGREIECHVAT, via the coding sequence ATGGAGCGACGCATCGAGCTCAAACTGCCGCGGCTGATCGAGTTGCTGTTGTCGCGGCCGCTGGTCTCCACCACCATGATCCAGAAGGAGCTCAAGGTGTCGCGACAGGGTGCCAATTTCGTTGCCGAGTTCACCCTGTCAACCTGCGCGAAATCACGGGAGGGCGCGATATCGGGCGTAGGGGTCGTTTGGCTATTCAGGTCGGATTTCATTGGTCTCCGTGGGCGCGAGATCGAGTGTCACGTGGCAACGTAG